From the Chaetodon auriga isolate fChaAug3 chromosome 17, fChaAug3.hap1, whole genome shotgun sequence genome, the window TGAACATGTTTCTCTGTCAAGCAAACCAGAAGTAGGAGCTTCTGATGTAAAGAtcttcatgtgcacacacagatgctcatTAATGCTTCAACAACACGGTAAATGTGGAGCTCATTTCAAACAACCGAAGAGCTGAACAAGCTTAAAATAGCTTAGAATTAAGATCTTTACAAGGATAAAAGGCCGAACTCAGTCCtgaaacagacaggaagccGGTGAACGGGCGCCAGTACAGGTGTTACCTGATCACACCTCCTTTTTCCAGGTAGAATTCCATCAGCTAAGAGGCTGTTCTACACCAACATCCAGGAATTACATTCATCCACCTGAGAGgtaataaaagcatgaatgacTCTCTGGGAATctgtcagagggagaaaagccTGTGATCGCGAATAAGAGACGGTGGATGAAGTGAACAGGTGAACTTATTCAGAGTGAGCGCTTCCCATCCCACACACCTGATTGTCATCACCTGGTGATGCTCCACCCTGTGTTCAGACTCAGAACTGTGTGTGGACTCATATTGATAAGgataaaatcaacaaaaactCCATTATGCTCCAACAGTGGATGAGGGAGTttaatctgtatctgtatctgcaACCTGTCTCCCTCTCAGGTGTGCACATCTTCCAGAGGGTGCATGGCTGCGAGTGGGATGATGAGACTGGAGAGGTTAATGCCTTTAATCAGTTTGGGTACAACGGAGAGGACTTCATAGCGCTGGATCCGAAGACGATGACGTGGATCGCCGCAAAACCACAGGctgtcatcatcaaacacaaGTGGGACAAAGACGTCATTTACCTGGAAGCCAAAAGGATTTTCAACACTCAGGGTTGTCCCGAGAGGCTGAACACGTATTTGGAATATTTGAAGGGTTTCCTGTCGAGAACAGGTAGAATCACATGACCTGATGTACTTTCATGGACACAACAATGTTCATACAGCCTGCTCAGCTTATTTTATGACTCCAGTCAGTCTGACGTCacctttcacatcacatcaccacATCACTCTTTTCATCGTTTTCTGTGGACGTAAGATTTGATTTTGAGGCTGTGATAGTCAGTGCACAGTGTTAGCATgactcccctctctctctgcagagctcccctcagtgtctctcctccagaagactccctcctctccagtcaGCTGCCACGCTTCAGGTTTCTACCCTGACAGAGCCACACTCAtctggaggaaagatggagaggagcttCATGAGGACGTGGAGCTCGGAGAGATCCTCCCCAACCACGACGGAACCTTCCAGACCAGCGCTGACCTCAACGTTTCATCAGTCCCACCTGAAGACTGGAGGAGGTACGactgtgtgtttcatctctctggTGTGAAGGACGACGTCGTCACCAAACTGGACAAAGCAGAGATCAGGACCAACTGGGGtgagaatgagatgagaagGTGCTGAATGTGACTGCAGGTCTGTTGGTTGTTGTGGATTTTAGCTTCTTTCTTCCAGTTGAGCTGGAAATTGATCTTTAAACAACCAATAATATCCATCCTGGTTCAATaaaggttaaaataaaaaacagatctATGTGCCAGtcttcattttttaattctttttttcctgaacagAGAAGCCCAGTGACGAGATCgtcctcatctctgctgtagtggttgttcttcttctcgtcttcatcactgctgctgctgctgctgttggattcATCTTctacaaaaagaagaaaggtgAGAGACAAAATGAGTTGATGCTTTTATCCTggttgagaagctgaaacaagcaTCAGTTCTCTGAACAGTTTGAAGCGACCAACACTTTAAGCTGTGTGAGGCTCAGAGAGTCGTGATAATATGACTGTACCATGATGATGTGGAGAGAAGTGATAGAACAGAGATGAAGCCAGGACTGAACAGAAGGATagaatggatttatttttcactgtgagtgaggagaagaggggatgaGCCCATGAAAGatattctgtcatttccagctggaactgaaatgatttgtcttttgtcttgatTTCAGTCCAACGGCCTCCATCTCGTAAGTAACCTTtgattgtgtttcctctgatctgacacacactgtctgctggaGATGAAAAGGCTTTGACATTATTGTGCAGATGAACTTTTTCAGGACTGTTTCCtgtattcagtgtttgtgaacgCTCAGTGCAGGATGAGTGGACttgacacagtttgtttgtgacctttcagctcctgacagcagctctgagctctcTGAGAAACTGAATCCAGAGACctgaaccacaaacacactggatgaGTTTCCTCAGCACAGTCTGATACCCACCGCAGGGCCTGATGATCGATCAAACATCATTAACATGAACACTGGGCTTCTGGAGGAACGCTCAGCCAACGTTTGGTGcattgaaatgtcaaatgtcaaaatcaaatgttttgttctttgtttttgtttcactcttcaataaaatgtccaactttgaatgttttgtctctttttgtgagTCCACACACTCATCTGTGACTGGAGCTGCAGTCATGTGAACATTAGCAGTGTTATAATATCTTGTCATGACACTTTGTGAAGTGTGCTGTTGTCTCACTGTCACAGTCAATATGACCTCGATCCATGTGGAATTATTAACTAACAGCCAATCTCACACCTTCCCTTCAAAACACTGGAGAAAGGTTTAAtaaacagcttcatcagagtCATCAGTGACCTTCAGATCAACACTCATTTGAAAGATGAACTTCAGGATTGACTGAATTGATCTTGATGTTCTGATTCAAAGGCTCAGAGGTTCAGTTGCTCCATCAGGTCCTGCTCTCCACTGGATCTCTTCCTACTTTAAGGccagcagccatgttttcactGGGAGTTTGTCCAGAAAATGTTCTTATCAACCCTTTGACcattttaatctgtacatgctcCCACTTATAAGGACACGTGATACATGCTGTCACTGATATGCTGAAAGCACACAGCTTCACTTTTCAGTCcaacaaacaagctgctgaacTTCACTGGACTCTGAAAGGTTCATAAAATACGAAATGGCACCGTCTGAAACACAATGAGGAAGTCGGGAACCTCTGAGTCGTCCTGGACTCTGATCTTTACTCTGCAGCTCAAGAGGAGGAACCTAAATTAAGGCAGCTGTTTATCACTTCAACAACATCTCAAGatgaacatttcagcagcagaaacaggctcATGAGttaatgacatcactgtgattCTCTGTGAGACTCTGCAAATAAACAGAAGCAGTTcattcagagagcagcagccacagtccacacacacacacacacacacacacacacacacacacacacacactgtacctcCAGGACTTCTTCCATGTTGTATCATTGACTCCCAGTGCAGCTCAGAGTCAGCTGGAACTTTCACTCGTAGTCTGAGGTTGGTTCAGCCCTCAGGTGCATTTCTCACCTGTTCACTGACTCCAATCCAGTCAAAGCTCTGAGGCCTTCAGGTGATGCTTTTCTGTTGCCGTTGCAGGAAGCCACCACATTGTCATCGACCACTGCAGTTCCCACAAACTCTGGAAAGTTTGGGATTCCAGAAGAAGCGATGTAGAAATACTTCAGGgagtgtttcactgcagacaaacaaggTTCACAGCTTCAGTCTAAATattcacatcatcatcacactccTCATGAAGGTGATGTGCTGGTAACAGTTTAGATCACAGACTGTCCATCATAACCCCACCCTGTACTAATGGTACACCAGTAAGTACATActgacacatacatgtacacacaagaCAATAAAAGGCTaatttggggggggggtcttgTTTCTAATCTATCGGGGGCCTATTCGTTTATCTCAGGACACAGTACGACCTACTGACTCCTGAGCAGCAATTTGGTGTTTGGCTGCACTTTGAGGAGATACTGTTGGATCTCTGCttggtgaaaaacacaaacgtaGGCTAAACAGAAGTTTTTTAGGAACGATGTAGAAGCCTCTCCTCATGTGCTCATCGTCTTATCATGTGATcattctgacagcagatttgTAAAATACTGTGACTCATCACTCCATCTTCAGCCAAACCTCCAGCTTTGACGCACATCTGTTTCACATCTCGTTCCCTTGTACATGTGTATCAGTACATGCTTTACTGGCAAACTGTTACTGCAAATGAATAAGATGTGAATTTGGGATGAATTGTGATGTAAATGCATTATGTACCTGTcggttttatttagttttttattgatttagtTTTATTAATTTGTTGTAAGAATGACAGTAACAGACAGAAGGTGGAGGCATCTTTAATTGTTTGTTCATTATTGTaccttgatgatgatgatgcagagggTTTGGCTCTCCAGGTGAGCACCGTCAAGTCATGACATCAATAATGTTCGTCAGGCAGGAGAGACTTGATCCAAACTGCTTTCAGCGAGTGTTTGAAGGAAAGGTGAAAAGTGCGATCTTACCTGGAAATGCAAAGTGGCCCAAGAGAGACAGCAGAATGACGATCTTCATgtttggaggaggaggtttcATCCGCGCAGTCCTTAGTGTCGAGCTGAGTTTCCTGTTGGATTTGAGGTGTGAGGAGCTCCGGATCCAGAGAACATCTCCATCTCCTCACTGCGCGAGGAGAGACATGAGGGTCGCCAAACCTCCTCCGTCACTCATGAGGTGGAGAGTACTCATGACGCACAGGGTGTAAACTtcaaatgtgcagaaaaaaacacctgaTGACCAACAGAAATAAGAACAACTGACAATTCGAATACGTTTCTaactgaagagcagaggagacagtgtGAGCAATAAAATCATTTCTACATATTCCAGCCTGAATAAAACCTTTATTTCTTAGTAGTTTGTAAAGACCACAGGTCCAGGAAGTCAGAAACGACACAGTGCAAGAATCGAGGGATCAACGGAACCGGAGGGAAGGCGCACAGAAACATCCTGCGCCATGACAGGTGCGCAAGCGCGTCAGGTGAGTGCGCAGGTAAAGGCTGTCAGTGTGCGCCGGCGCGCGAAGGAAAAACCCCAAACAATCCCTCAGAGAGCAAAGTCTGAAGGAAATAGAAGAGCTGAAGCATGTCGATCCGTCACAACCTCATCTTTATCAAAACAAGATgaaagtgttatttttgttgcttCTCTTCTGTCACGTTTCATCATCAGGTAAGATCACAGTTTAAATCTTGACTTTAACCTCTGTGCGTTTTGTTCCTGCGTAGATCACACTGCTAGTTTACTTTCACCTTTGTATTGACCTGATAAGCCTGGTGTGTTTTAACTGAATCAAACTGAATGGATCACATTCATGAGTGTGATGTGTGGACTCAGTGGTGGAGCGCAGAGTACACGCAGGTACACGGCGTTTGTGCACCATCTAGTAATGTGCTGCAATTTTCGTTCCTAGGATGGCAAAGGCATGACCCAccttactctgcctctgataGGCTACTACTCACTGTTGACTCCGTTGGTTGGTTGAGGAATGtcagggtaagccaatcagaggcagagtcgGCTGTGCCATACGATGCCAATGCCATCCTAGGAACATAAATGTGCCCTGTGGTCTACCTGCTTGCCCTGTTGGACAATTAAGtcaataatgaaattaatgacGGAAAgaaggaaatggaggaaataTGAAGTGAACAACTCAAACAAAgatctgctgtcagaaaaaAACGACCTTGCGATGCTGCGTCGGTGCCATTAGTCAGCAGCTCAGCGAACAATAGCTCAGTTCCCGATCCCAGATCTGTTGCTGCCTTCAGTCCTTGTGTGGCTAATGTTAACTTCATCATGATCGTGACTCCTTGAAGTCAAGCAGCAGAAGTTAAGTGACAGTGTGCAAATACTACTGGCACATTTTTGGTGAACTAAATCTGCAAAAGTAGTTTTCCATGTCAGTGGCGTTTATCCTTTGCTGGAGGAGTTTCCACTTCTTCAGGCACCGTTACAtcactgtgttcactgtgtttctaCTGAATCTGTAAAccttgtttgtctgcagtgaaacactcCCTGAAGATTTTCGTGACTGCATCTTATGGAGTTCCAAACTTCCCTGAATTTGTGGGAGCTGCAGCGGTTGATGAACATCTGGCACTTTACtgcaacaacaagaaaaagacaatagAACCAAAACAGGAGTGGATGAGAACATTATTAGAAAATGACCGTCAGATGTTGCAGTGGTACAGAGAACAGTGTTTTGAGATTCAGCCTAACTTCTTCAAAACCACACTGTACAGTTTGAAGCAGCGCTTCAACCAAAGTGGAGGTAAAGTATGGAAAATATTCTATTTGACTTTTTACTGCTGTTCTGCATCTTAGTTGTAAAGTGACCCTCTGCAGAGCCTGAAGATCATAATCAGATgtcattttactgtgaaatgtcAGTAGAAGTTGGTGTAAATCATGCCATCCTGATGgtttacagacagcagtcgACCACAAGCCGTCagtcagcatgcaaacacaaatcagctgctgctttgacttgttgctgcatgttgctgcaatactgaaaataacagaataacaatCATTGTAAGTTTAAAACTGCGAAAGAgaaattgtgtttgatcacTCGTGTAAAGAGAAAGTGCACTGATTAT encodes:
- the LOC143334826 gene encoding major histocompatibility complex class I-related protein 1-like, giving the protein MKAVHVLLLFCQVASSVRHHLKYFLSASSGLQTFPEFVAFSMVDDIQGGYCDSRRERPELKQDWIKKLIQDYPHLLEWYGQECVRYQHIYRANIDILKQQMNQTGGVHIFQRVHGCEWDDETGEVNAFNQFGYNGEDFIALDPKTMTWIAAKPQAVIIKHKWDKDVIYLEAKRIFNTQGCPERLNTYLEYLKGFLSRTELPSVSLLQKTPSSPVSCHASGFYPDRATLIWRKDGEELHEDVELGEILPNHDGTFQTSADLNVSSVPPEDWRRYDCVFHLSGVKDDVVTKLDKAEIRTNWEKPSDEIVLISAVVVVLLLVFITAAAAAVGFIFYKKKKVQRPPSPPDSSSELSEKLNPET